The following coding sequences lie in one Cyanobacterium sp. Dongsha4 genomic window:
- a CDS encoding phosphodiester glycosidase family protein, with the protein MKLTLIKSKFLILFITSLFFVNLISGFPLFVQGKFFRGVFAQDVFPQITQDEILNVVNKGNEVIINNKNVNLPWIQWQQGGEIHTGLADFAAEANLGIELLSTTNKDKQPVQWFAYSNILPTQFLNPYRYLDITDLVKNTSLEIDNINPYLALKLPPSRVNKIYEVSETQGKKIIIELNQPSFFQVSQGKDVGIISLDSQVDNSLFPSLPPNNNNPVIQEEEGDETPQNININNSKLFTISGKDNKTLVNITLPAFSNLKVTSANPNILFVDISTTAINSRDILWNNDVIYSRKYVGINNNKDQFLVSSLTLNTKSYNLDLRPMLTNGNTIIGTAPLKTTAQNSGAMAGINGGFFNRNNQLPLGAIKDRENWLSSPILNRGVIAWNDLGEVKIDRIKLEETITTGRGDRLINNYVNSGYIQAGLARYTENWGFNYTTLSDGEIVAVVENGIIRDKIVGVKAGEDSINIPPKGYLLVFRKFRTGADKFSLNDSVTVNTYTNPTDFASYPYIMGAGPLLLLNGQIVLNGEAENFSKAFNTQKASRSAIAVNNQSKILLVAVHSRIGGAGPTLTEMAQILQRMGAISALNLDGGSSTQMYLGGAIIDRSPATVARVHNGIGVFLRQR; encoded by the coding sequence ATGAAATTAACTTTGATAAAGTCTAAGTTTTTAATTCTTTTTATTACGTCTCTTTTTTTTGTAAATTTGATTAGTGGATTTCCTCTTTTCGTTCAAGGAAAATTTTTTAGAGGTGTTTTTGCTCAAGATGTTTTCCCTCAAATTACACAAGATGAGATTTTAAACGTAGTTAATAAAGGTAACGAAGTAATTATTAATAATAAAAATGTTAATTTACCTTGGATACAATGGCAACAAGGAGGAGAAATTCATACAGGTTTAGCTGATTTTGCCGCAGAAGCTAATTTAGGCATAGAGTTATTGAGTACAACGAATAAAGATAAACAACCTGTACAATGGTTTGCTTATAGTAATATTTTACCGACTCAATTTCTTAATCCTTATCGTTATTTAGACATAACAGATTTAGTTAAAAATACTTCTTTAGAGATAGATAATATTAATCCTTATTTAGCTTTAAAATTGCCTCCTAGTAGAGTTAATAAGATTTATGAAGTGTCAGAAACTCAAGGTAAAAAAATTATTATTGAACTGAATCAACCTAGCTTTTTTCAAGTAAGTCAAGGTAAAGATGTGGGGATAATTTCTCTTGATAGTCAAGTGGATAATTCTCTTTTTCCTAGCCTCCCTCCCAATAATAATAACCCCGTCATTCAAGAGGAAGAAGGGGACGAAACTCCTCAAAATATAAACATTAATAACAGTAAATTATTTACTATTTCTGGTAAAGATAATAAAACTCTAGTTAACATTACTTTACCTGCTTTTTCTAATTTAAAAGTTACTTCTGCTAACCCGAATATATTATTTGTAGATATTAGTACAACTGCTATTAATTCTAGGGATATATTATGGAATAATGATGTTATTTATAGTAGAAAATATGTCGGTATAAATAATAATAAAGACCAGTTTTTAGTATCATCTCTTACCTTAAACACAAAAAGCTATAATTTGGATTTACGTCCTATGTTGACGAATGGTAATACTATAATTGGTACAGCACCTCTAAAAACTACTGCTCAAAATTCAGGGGCAATGGCAGGAATTAATGGGGGATTTTTCAATCGCAATAATCAATTACCATTGGGAGCGATTAAAGATAGAGAAAACTGGCTATCGAGTCCTATTTTAAATCGGGGGGTTATTGCTTGGAATGATTTAGGAGAGGTCAAAATTGATCGTATTAAATTAGAAGAAACTATTACAACGGGTAGAGGAGATCGCCTCATCAATAATTATGTTAATAGTGGATATATACAGGCAGGATTAGCCCGTTATACGGAAAATTGGGGCTTTAATTATACGACTCTCAGTGATGGAGAAATCGTTGCAGTGGTGGAAAATGGCATTATCAGAGACAAAATTGTGGGAGTTAAAGCAGGAGAAGACAGCATTAATATTCCCCCTAAAGGTTATCTGTTAGTGTTCCGTAAATTTAGAACAGGAGCGGACAAATTTAGTCTTAATGATTCTGTTACTGTCAATACATATACTAATCCTACAGATTTCGCTAGTTATCCTTATATTATGGGGGCAGGTCCTCTGTTACTTCTTAATGGTCAAATTGTTTTAAACGGGGAAGCGGAAAATTTTAGTAAAGCCTTTAATACCCAAAAAGCCTCCAGAAGTGCGATCGCAGTTAACAATCAAAGTAAAATTCTCTTAGTTGCCGTACATAGTAGAATCGGCGGGGCTGGTCCCACCCTTACCGAAATGGCTCAAATTCTCCAAAGAATGGGGGCTATTTCTGCCCTTAATTTAGATGGAGGAAGTTCTACTCAAATGTACCTCGGCGGAGCTATTATAGACCGTTCTCCTGCCACTGTTGCCAGAGTTCATAACGGAATCGGAGTATTTTTAAGACAAAGATAA
- a CDS encoding IMS domain-containing protein, which yields MQISLDYFRILGVPLQADSDLINQAYEDRLLQLPHEGYSEYGITSRQNLLKVAYDVLKDEESRLEYESSLFTKESQEDIFLETSEEVTVEITNDLLVGALIILYDLGDFELVLRLATPYLEDKNNLEDLTDNKGEIDFIWQDLILTAVLAYLELAREKWQDKEYELAANYLQKSYNLLNQEDLFQPLKKEIKQDLGKLKPYEILELLTRENEIKEDREKALNLLQEMLNVRGGIESQKIDDSGLNVDSFLRFIQQIRVYLTAEEQQILFENEAKRPSPAAAYLTAYACLARGFTERKPDLIIKAKNNLISLTIHQDVYLEQSICALLLGQTTEAEFSLSQSKEKDAIARIQEISANSPDLLPGLCVYTEKWLQTEVFPQFKGLRDVDSSLQAYFADEKVQNYLESISPPLINETEFLNESSPSVEVNNISQVNYSASTLSTSEEEKIIDDNTQENQSHIANTQVIEAEEEKQTTSLLVEDELSPSEDLIGFGDFLDAEMETDSEEETPSVAKSTPRNLSPWYKNPVFVPLIGLILSTAIAFLAVKILFKPKSEPLNIPLSEPLIELPSPEKELIKENLQNQLTPEKASEIIAGWLNAKQEATGPNYNFILLNQVLSQPLASVWIANGNALRRINAYRRYEHDIKIQSAEVNPQNTTEAIIKAEVWEKSQYYQNGALKPRFSYEERLLVEYSLVKEGDKWLIQEIKVL from the coding sequence GTGCAAATATCCTTAGATTACTTTCGTATTCTCGGAGTCCCCCTTCAGGCGGATTCAGATTTAATTAATCAAGCCTATGAAGATCGTTTGCTTCAGTTACCCCATGAGGGTTATAGTGAATATGGCATCACCTCTCGTCAGAACTTACTTAAAGTTGCTTATGATGTCTTAAAAGATGAAGAATCGCGCCTAGAATATGAGTCATCTCTATTTACGAAAGAATCCCAAGAGGATATTTTTCTTGAAACATCGGAAGAAGTTACGGTAGAAATTACCAATGATTTGTTAGTAGGGGCGTTAATTATTCTTTATGATTTAGGAGATTTTGAATTAGTTTTAAGATTAGCAACACCCTACCTTGAAGATAAAAATAACCTAGAAGATTTAACGGATAACAAAGGAGAAATTGATTTTATTTGGCAAGATTTAATTTTAACGGCGGTTTTAGCCTATTTAGAATTAGCAAGAGAGAAGTGGCAAGATAAAGAATATGAATTAGCGGCTAATTATTTGCAAAAGTCTTATAATCTTTTAAATCAAGAAGATTTATTTCAGCCTTTAAAAAAGGAAATTAAGCAAGATTTAGGAAAATTAAAACCCTATGAAATTTTAGAATTATTAACTAGAGAAAATGAAATAAAAGAAGATAGAGAAAAAGCTCTTAATTTGCTTCAGGAAATGTTGAATGTTAGGGGAGGTATTGAGAGTCAAAAAATTGATGATTCTGGATTAAATGTTGATAGTTTTTTACGTTTTATACAACAAATTAGAGTTTATTTAACAGCAGAAGAGCAACAAATTTTATTTGAAAATGAGGCAAAAAGACCCTCTCCTGCGGCGGCTTATTTAACTGCTTATGCTTGTTTGGCGAGAGGATTTACTGAAAGAAAACCTGATTTAATTATTAAGGCAAAAAATAATTTAATTTCTTTAACTATTCATCAAGATGTTTATTTAGAGCAGTCTATTTGTGCTTTATTATTAGGACAGACTACTGAGGCGGAGTTTTCCCTAAGTCAGAGTAAAGAAAAAGATGCGATCGCACGTATTCAAGAAATATCGGCTAATTCTCCCGATTTATTACCCGGATTGTGTGTTTATACGGAAAAATGGTTACAAACAGAAGTTTTTCCCCAATTTAAAGGTTTAAGGGATGTGGATTCTTCTTTACAAGCCTACTTTGCGGATGAGAAAGTACAAAATTATTTAGAAAGCATCTCTCCTCCTTTAATTAATGAAACAGAATTCTTAAACGAATCTTCCCCTTCTGTAGAAGTTAACAATATCTCACAAGTTAATTATTCTGCATCAACCTTATCTACCAGCGAGGAAGAAAAGATTATTGACGATAACACACAAGAAAACCAATCCCACATTGCCAATACTCAAGTAATAGAAGCAGAGGAAGAAAAGCAAACCACATCTTTGTTGGTAGAGGATGAATTATCCCCTTCAGAGGATTTAATCGGTTTTGGTGATTTTCTCGATGCAGAAATGGAAACAGATTCGGAGGAAGAGACACCATCTGTTGCTAAGTCAACGCCCCGAAATTTATCTCCTTGGTACAAAAATCCTGTTTTTGTCCCCTTAATTGGCTTAATTCTTTCAACTGCGATCGCATTTTTAGCTGTTAAAATCTTATTTAAACCAAAATCTGAACCCTTGAATATACCCCTGTCAGAACCTTTAATTGAATTACCTTCCCCAGAAAAAGAGTTAATTAAAGAGAATTTACAAAATCAATTAACTCCAGAAAAAGCATCAGAAATTATTGCAGGATGGCTAAATGCCAAACAAGAAGCCACAGGGCCTAATTATAATTTTATCCTACTCAATCAGGTGCTTTCTCAACCCCTTGCTTCCGTGTGGATTGCCAATGGTAATGCTTTAAGAAGAATTAATGCTTATAGACGTTATGAACATGATATTAAAATACAGTCAGCAGAAGTTAACCCCCAAAATACGACAGAAGCCATTATTAAAGCCGAAGTGTGGGAAAAATCTCAATATTATCAAAACGGTGCATTAAAACCCAGATTTTCTTATGAAGAACGGTTATTAGTGGAGTATTCTTTAGTAAAAGAGGGTGATAAATGGTTGATTCAAGAAATTAAAGTTTTATAA
- a CDS encoding polysaccharide biosynthesis/export family protein — MQKTYYSTTALVLLMSNLLSCNVFAQELAQRQPLKPLTGNNTPNTVNSDYPISASQDSLAQRFPYTLDAGDVISLNIFNVPEYSREYQVLVDGTLNLPLINRVTVAGLTLAEAELLISQEYVSQGLLRDPIVSIDLTIPRPITIAMVGEIRTPGSYSIPFETGGSTGGGSSANSGRKFPTLISALQLGNGINASADTRNLQVVRNFKGREYIIPVNLWDFLQNGDLQQNIVLRDGDRIIIPSAQNIDPTEVLRTATANFSANLSLPISISIVGEVNRPGPYTLTGDDVKANNLTDELSFDTNRVINNEQSLAGIPTATRAIKTAGGLTARADIRNIEVRRTLPSGEDQIIKVNLWELLQTGKFREDALLQNGDRIFIPTAESIDDSEVRQVAVASFSPNTINVSVIGEVKNPGLKQLPPNVSLQQALLQAGGFNNRRANEATAKLIRLNPNGTVTEKIVKIDFSAPLNQENNPPLLNNDIVFIDRSGFAVVSDATYQIFDPFAQIIGIIANTARIVDVFNNNNN, encoded by the coding sequence ATGCAAAAGACTTACTATTCCACTACAGCATTAGTGCTTTTGATGTCTAATTTACTGAGTTGCAATGTCTTTGCCCAAGAATTAGCACAACGTCAGCCTTTAAAACCTTTAACGGGTAATAACACCCCTAACACAGTTAATAGTGACTATCCCATATCTGCTTCACAAGACAGTTTAGCTCAGAGATTTCCTTATACTTTAGATGCAGGTGATGTAATTTCGCTAAATATTTTTAATGTGCCTGAGTATAGCAGAGAGTATCAGGTGTTGGTTGATGGTACTCTGAATTTACCTTTAATTAATCGTGTTACCGTAGCAGGTTTAACTTTAGCAGAAGCTGAACTTTTGATTAGTCAAGAGTATGTATCCCAAGGTTTATTGAGAGATCCTATTGTTAGTATAGATTTAACTATTCCTCGTCCTATTACTATTGCTATGGTAGGAGAAATCCGCACTCCGGGCTCTTATTCTATTCCTTTTGAAACAGGAGGCTCAACTGGGGGAGGGAGTAGTGCTAATTCAGGAAGAAAATTTCCGACTTTAATTAGTGCGTTGCAACTAGGTAACGGTATTAATGCCTCTGCTGATACAAGAAATCTTCAAGTTGTTCGTAATTTCAAAGGAAGAGAGTATATTATTCCCGTTAATTTATGGGATTTCCTTCAAAATGGTGATTTACAGCAAAATATTGTTCTCAGAGATGGCGATCGCATCATCATACCCAGCGCCCAAAATATCGATCCCACGGAAGTATTAAGAACAGCAACTGCTAATTTTAGTGCTAATCTTAGCCTACCAATTTCTATTAGTATTGTAGGAGAAGTTAACCGACCTGGTCCATACACCTTAACTGGTGACGACGTAAAAGCTAATAACCTTACCGATGAGTTGTCATTTGACACTAATCGTGTAATTAATAATGAACAAAGTTTAGCAGGTATTCCCACGGCCACAAGAGCAATTAAAACAGCCGGGGGATTAACTGCCAGAGCGGATATTCGTAATATAGAGGTAAGAAGAACATTACCATCTGGGGAAGACCAAATAATTAAAGTTAATCTCTGGGAACTTTTACAAACAGGTAAATTTAGGGAAGATGCTTTATTACAAAATGGCGATCGCATTTTTATTCCTACGGCCGAATCCATTGATGACAGTGAAGTGCGTCAAGTAGCAGTAGCTAGTTTTTCGCCTAATACTATTAATGTTAGCGTTATTGGGGAGGTTAAAAATCCCGGTTTAAAACAACTACCACCGAATGTAAGTTTACAACAGGCACTACTTCAGGCAGGAGGTTTTAACAATCGTCGAGCCAACGAAGCAACCGCAAAATTAATTCGACTTAATCCCAATGGTACAGTTACGGAAAAAATTGTCAAAATTGACTTTTCTGCTCCCTTAAATCAGGAAAATAACCCCCCCCTACTCAACAATGACATTGTTTTCATTGATCGTTCAGGATTTGCTGTGGTATCTGATGCAACTTATCAAATTTTTGATCCTTTTGCTCAAATCATCGGTATTATCGCTAATACGGCTAGAATTGTCGATGTTTTTAACAACAATAATAATTAA
- a CDS encoding serine/threonine-protein kinase — MSYWKAGKIIQKGRYVIEKVLGAGGAGITYKAKDIINEKIVAIKTLNANIQALPNFAKHQERFIQEAFRLAKCSHAHVIRVDDVCQEEDLWCMVMEYIDGGNLETLVKKQGGFSEFEAIRYIYQVGSALTYIHKQGILHRDVKPANIMRRMENNEAVLIDFGLARDFIEDKTQIHTNSRTEGFAPIEQYQRNAKRGAYTDVYALSATLYYILTLQIPFPAQFRQQGINLIPPQTHNPKISDRTNLAILKGMELLPENRPESVTEWLNMLTEDVEINLTNNNPTPHSPVIPPPTPQTTQPSENTSANTHHPLPVIPVIPVPKKKKVRRIKARPRQTSQPPQEYTYDPLSPTRFENNPIIPVESSYDNQESLIDTHLEEIVSQTEISSSETVIEPQKKPKMSAVGIDYHHLEELLSQKKWQEADLETQKLMLKAVNKEDFGWIDRHAMQEFPCEDLHSIDRLWTKYSQGKFGFSVQKRIYLSLGGKRSHDKKVWESMGDRVGWRNKGLWLFTEDLNYDLSAPQGHLPSLAMSGLLEGIYTLISRTMDCNL, encoded by the coding sequence ATGAGTTACTGGAAAGCGGGGAAAATTATTCAGAAGGGAAGATATGTTATAGAAAAAGTATTGGGGGCAGGGGGTGCAGGTATTACATATAAAGCAAAAGATATTATTAATGAGAAAATAGTTGCCATTAAAACTCTCAATGCCAATATTCAGGCTTTACCCAATTTTGCGAAACATCAAGAAAGATTTATTCAAGAGGCTTTTCGTTTGGCTAAATGTAGTCATGCTCATGTAATTCGAGTGGATGATGTCTGTCAGGAAGAAGATTTGTGGTGTATGGTGATGGAATATATTGACGGTGGTAATTTAGAAACCTTAGTGAAAAAACAGGGGGGATTTTCTGAGTTTGAGGCTATTCGCTACATTTATCAAGTAGGCAGTGCTTTAACTTATATTCATAAGCAAGGTATTTTACACCGTGACGTTAAACCAGCTAATATTATGCGTCGCATGGAAAATAACGAGGCGGTATTGATTGATTTTGGTTTAGCAAGGGATTTTATAGAAGATAAAACCCAGATTCATACAAATTCCCGTACTGAAGGTTTTGCACCCATTGAACAATATCAAAGAAATGCCAAAAGAGGAGCTTATACCGATGTTTACGCTCTTTCTGCAACTTTATACTATATTTTAACCCTACAAATACCTTTTCCTGCTCAATTTCGCCAACAAGGCATTAATTTAATTCCCCCTCAAACCCACAATCCCAAAATAAGCGATCGCACCAACTTAGCTATTTTGAAGGGTATGGAATTGTTACCAGAAAATCGTCCTGAGTCAGTAACAGAGTGGTTGAATATGCTTACCGAAGATGTTGAAATCAACTTGACGAATAATAACCCGACGCCTCATTCTCCTGTTATTCCTCCTCCTACACCACAAACCACCCAACCATCAGAAAATACCAGTGCTAATACTCATCATCCCTTGCCCGTAATCCCAGTTATTCCCGTACCGAAAAAGAAAAAAGTTAGAAGAATAAAAGCTAGACCTCGTCAAACCAGTCAACCTCCCCAAGAATATACTTATGATCCTCTTTCTCCCACTCGTTTTGAAAATAATCCCATTATTCCCGTAGAATCTAGCTATGACAATCAAGAATCTCTCATTGATACTCATTTAGAAGAAATCGTTTCTCAAACTGAAATATCATCCTCTGAAACAGTCATTGAACCGCAAAAGAAACCCAAAATGTCTGCGGTGGGTATAGACTATCATCATTTAGAAGAATTACTGAGTCAAAAAAAATGGCAAGAAGCAGACTTAGAAACACAAAAATTAATGCTCAAAGCGGTTAATAAAGAAGATTTTGGTTGGATCGATCGCCATGCCATGCAAGAGTTTCCCTGTGAAGATTTGCACTCTATTGATCGCTTATGGACTAAATATAGTCAAGGCAAATTTGGTTTTTCCGTACAAAAAAGAATTTATCTCAGTTTAGGTGGAAAAAGATCCCATGATAAAAAAGTTTGGGAGAGTATGGGCGATCGCGTCGGTTGGAGAAATAAAGGTTTATGGCTATTCACTGAGGATCTCAACTATGATTTAAGCGCCCCCCAAGGACATTTACCAAGTCTTGCCATGTCAGGATTATTAGAAGGAATTTATACTCTGATTTCTCGAACAATGGACTGTAATTTATAA
- a CDS encoding fructosamine kinase family protein — translation MWSEIISKINQNIEQKFEMCDHRSIGGGCINQAYQLIGTQESYFIKLNSASSLDMFMAEALGLEEMYSTHTILVPKPICYGIAGNNSYIVLEYFELGRGSSQSWQLMGKKLAQLHRYQKETRFGWKINNTIGSTPQINDWGDNWSEFFAETRIGYQLKLANRKGANFSNIGEIVAQIKDILSYRNPNPSLLHGDLWSGNAAFTADGTPTIFDPAFYYGDREADIAMTELFGGFPSDFYQGYNQEYPLDNGYQQRKTIYNLYHILNHFNLFGGGYLSQAKSMINRIIK, via the coding sequence ATGTGGTCAGAAATTATCTCAAAAATTAATCAGAATATTGAGCAAAAATTTGAAATGTGCGATCACCGCTCTATTGGGGGGGGTTGTATTAATCAAGCCTATCAATTAATTGGCACTCAAGAAAGTTATTTTATTAAATTAAATAGTGCCTCTAGTTTAGATATGTTTATGGCGGAGGCATTGGGATTAGAGGAAATGTACTCAACCCATACCATTTTAGTACCGAAACCGATTTGTTACGGCATTGCGGGAAATAATAGCTATATTGTTTTAGAGTATTTTGAATTAGGTAGGGGTAGCTCTCAATCATGGCAACTAATGGGGAAAAAACTAGCACAACTCCATCGCTATCAAAAAGAAACCCGTTTCGGTTGGAAAATAAATAATACCATTGGTTCAACTCCTCAGATTAATGATTGGGGGGATAATTGGTCAGAATTTTTTGCAGAAACGAGAATTGGCTATCAACTGAAACTAGCTAATCGTAAAGGGGCAAATTTTTCCAATATTGGGGAAATAGTGGCTCAAATTAAAGATATTCTTAGCTATAGAAACCCAAATCCTTCTCTACTTCACGGTGATTTATGGTCTGGCAATGCCGCTTTTACTGCTGATGGCACACCTACTATTTTTGATCCTGCTTTTTATTATGGCGATCGAGAAGCTGATATAGCTATGACAGAATTATTCGGTGGTTTTCCCTCTGACTTTTATCAAGGTTATAACCAAGAATACCCCCTAGATAATGGCTACCAACAACGAAAAACTATCTACAATCTTTATCATATTCTCAATCACTTTAACCTCTTTGGAGGTGGTTATTTATCTCAAGCAAAATCGATGATTAACAGAATCATCAAGTAG
- a CDS encoding LysR family transcriptional regulator — protein sequence MRIEQIRAFVAVSETGSFGQAAKLCGVTQSTISRQVQGLESHLNTALFHRQAQAKLTVSGEKLLPHAKRICQEWDKIEYKIQQLLQGEQPELCVAGIHSVCAYFLPPILQSFCQSHPQVQLRVTALGSDRALKVLRDGLVDVAVVMNNKYLTSTSEMVSKHLYYEPIQVLVSSSHPLATKDSVTIVDLAPYSQVIFKDGYGMQRIVQEVFAGHGFDLEVAMELNTLDAFRGVIRQGNFIALLPESALQESKSDPSLSIIPITLKSHQSQTQQLTREVVLITTKDRLQIPTVKDFFNLVYDYAKAMNNQNL from the coding sequence ATGAGAATTGAACAAATAAGAGCTTTTGTAGCCGTTAGTGAAACAGGGAGTTTTGGACAAGCGGCAAAACTTTGTGGTGTCACTCAATCAACTATTAGCCGTCAAGTACAGGGTTTAGAAAGTCACCTAAATACAGCTTTATTCCATCGACAAGCACAAGCAAAATTAACCGTTTCAGGAGAAAAACTGCTACCCCATGCCAAACGTATTTGTCAAGAGTGGGATAAAATCGAGTATAAAATCCAACAACTGTTACAAGGAGAGCAACCAGAATTATGCGTTGCAGGAATTCACTCTGTTTGTGCTTATTTTCTACCCCCCATCCTCCAATCATTTTGCCAAAGTCATCCCCAAGTACAACTTAGAGTTACAGCCCTAGGAAGCGATCGCGCTCTCAAAGTATTACGAGATGGATTAGTGGACGTTGCAGTAGTGATGAATAATAAATATCTCACTTCCACCTCAGAAATGGTTTCCAAACACCTATATTATGAACCGATACAAGTGCTAGTTTCTAGCTCTCATCCCCTTGCCACAAAAGATAGTGTTACCATTGTCGATTTAGCCCCCTATAGCCAAGTAATATTTAAAGACGGTTATGGAATGCAGAGAATTGTTCAAGAAGTATTTGCAGGACATGGTTTTGATTTAGAAGTAGCAATGGAATTAAATACCCTTGATGCTTTTCGAGGAGTTATTCGTCAAGGTAACTTTATCGCCCTTTTACCAGAATCTGCTCTACAAGAATCAAAATCTGACCCCTCTCTAAGTATTATTCCCATTACCTTAAAATCTCATCAATCTCAAACCCAACAATTAACCAGAGAAGTTGTTTTAATTACAACAAAGGATCGTTTACAAATTCCCACCGTTAAAGACTTTTTCAATTTAGTTTATGATTATGCTAAAGCCATGAACAACCAAAATTTATAG
- a CDS encoding tetratricopeptide repeat protein encodes MDWVALLKSQQEDFIHRLKSEHFLSHRFKGVFGESFVIDKNKAIPLIQSSEKLAEKLQETLENHDSQLKENIFKNKLIKYCVNLSFGDLLVEVNPEQHFLDDFLILALKDNHNFRIIVKLVIGDSVNIADFADVKWFFTPEEVKNNQVVLCVFSERDLTLNKSPYKIIFAGFLPTYTLSISKKQNRFTFSFSHLLYMGGLKFYLTSYLDQKYDYLKQASLHNNHGDYLSAIYCYDQVLKNNSIDYKVYLLRAIAKWKIGSQQGALADLNQAIIIYPNYDLAYHWRGYIKYKIQNYQEAISDYTEEIKINPLSIYAYYRRALCYEKTNSLLKAFEDYSQVLILNNNLYQGFYNRGNIRYELGDKEGALEDYKKALQLNPSLAKAYYNLAIIYNDLGEINQAIYNYKSAINLVPNYVKAYYNLAIIYVDLGKYRQAIIHYDKACELDNEFIQAKYNKQFLLEYLQQQKQRKDNKDNPEYNQNIKGKSQLKKPEQFTPEITSDLLPEKEHHEDDNKVIVNNDLIKVPKENNFDKMSIDPWNTKPR; translated from the coding sequence ATGGACTGGGTTGCTCTACTCAAAAGTCAACAAGAAGACTTCATTCACCGTCTTAAATCAGAACATTTTTTGTCTCATCGTTTTAAGGGTGTATTTGGAGAGTCTTTTGTTATTGATAAAAATAAAGCTATTCCTCTGATTCAATCTTCTGAAAAATTAGCAGAAAAATTACAAGAAACCTTAGAAAATCATGATAGTCAATTAAAGGAAAATATCTTTAAAAATAAACTGATAAAATACTGTGTTAATTTAAGTTTTGGCGATTTGCTAGTGGAAGTAAATCCAGAACAACATTTTCTTGATGATTTTTTGATTCTCGCATTAAAGGATAATCATAACTTTCGTATTATCGTCAAATTAGTCATAGGTGATTCTGTAAATATTGCTGACTTTGCTGATGTCAAATGGTTTTTTACCCCAGAAGAAGTTAAAAACAATCAAGTTGTATTATGTGTTTTTTCTGAGAGAGATTTAACATTAAACAAAAGTCCATATAAGATTATTTTTGCTGGATTTTTACCTACCTACACCTTAAGTATTTCTAAAAAGCAAAATAGATTCACTTTTTCATTTTCTCATCTGTTATATATGGGAGGGTTAAAATTTTATTTAACATCTTATTTAGATCAAAAATATGACTATTTAAAACAGGCTAGTTTACATAACAATCATGGTGATTATTTAAGTGCTATTTACTGCTATGATCAAGTTTTAAAAAATAATTCTATCGATTATAAAGTTTATTTATTAAGAGCGATCGCAAAATGGAAAATAGGTAGCCAACAAGGAGCATTAGCAGATCTTAATCAAGCTATTATTATATATCCTAATTATGATTTGGCTTATCATTGGCGAGGTTATATAAAATATAAAATACAAAATTATCAAGAAGCAATATCAGATTATACAGAAGAAATAAAAATTAATCCTCTTTCCATTTATGCTTACTACAGAAGAGCTTTATGTTATGAAAAAACAAATAGTTTATTAAAGGCTTTTGAGGACTATTCCCAAGTACTTATTTTAAATAACAATCTTTACCAAGGGTTTTATAATAGGGGAAATATTCGCTATGAATTGGGAGATAAAGAGGGTGCATTAGAAGATTATAAAAAAGCATTACAGTTAAATCCCTCTCTGGCTAAAGCCTATTATAATTTAGCAATCATCTATAACGATTTAGGGGAAATAAATCAGGCAATTTATAACTATAAATCAGCCATTAATTTAGTACCAAATTATGTAAAAGCCTATTATAATTTAGCAATTATTTATGTAGATTTAGGTAAATATAGACAAGCAATTATTCACTATGACAAAGCCTGTGAACTAGATAATGAATTTATACAAGCTAAATATAACAAGCAATTTTTACTAGAATATTTACAACAACAAAAACAAAGAAAAGATAATAAAGATAATCCAGAATATAATCAAAATATCAAGGGAAAAAGTCAATTAAAAAAACCTGAACAATTCACTCCAGAAATAACATCAGATTTGTTACCAGAAAAAGAACATCATGAAGATGATAACAAAGTAATAGTGAATAATGATCTTATTAAAGTACCAAAAGAAAACAACTTTGATAAAATGTCCATAGATCCTTGGAATACGAAACCAAGATAA